A portion of the Luteolibacter yonseiensis genome contains these proteins:
- a CDS encoding Type 1 glutamine amidotransferase-like domain-containing protein translates to MHLYLSSYLIGDQGHKLAQLAQGKTALVVSNALDFSNDPGRLRSGMEREIGRLASLGIPAEALDLRDYFVSQDILAGKIASAGMLWVLGGNTFLLRKAMHLSGLDQLIHGMIGDGHFLYGGYSAGICVLSPSLRGIHLADEPEACSHGYEHPTIWEGLGVIDYYIVPHYRCDHFESESMEAVVDYYREHDLPYRAIADGEVILDTTHNREPGLRE, encoded by the coding sequence ATGCACCTCTACCTCTCATCCTATCTTATCGGCGATCAAGGCCACAAACTGGCGCAGCTGGCGCAAGGCAAGACTGCTCTTGTCGTTTCCAACGCACTTGATTTCTCGAATGACCCGGGGCGTCTCAGGTCTGGAATGGAGCGGGAAATCGGCCGGCTGGCCAGCCTCGGAATTCCTGCGGAAGCTCTTGATCTCCGGGACTATTTCGTTTCGCAGGACATCCTTGCCGGGAAGATCGCCTCAGCCGGCATGTTGTGGGTGCTCGGAGGCAACACCTTCTTGCTGCGCAAGGCCATGCATCTCAGCGGACTCGACCAATTGATACATGGCATGATTGGCGACGGGCATTTCCTCTACGGAGGCTATAGCGCCGGCATTTGCGTTCTTTCCCCTTCATTGAGAGGCATCCACCTTGCTGATGAACCGGAAGCCTGTTCCCACGGATATGAGCACCCCACAATATGGGAGGGACTGGGAGTTATCGACTACTACATTGTGCCTCACTACCGATGCGACCACTTCGAATCGGAAAGCATGGAGGCTGTCGTGGACTACTACCGTGAGCACGATCTTCCCTATCGGGCAATTGCGGATGGCGAAGTCATCCTCGACACAACTCACAACAGGGAACCGGGTCTCCGGGAGTAA
- a CDS encoding BlaI/MecI/CopY family transcriptional regulator, translating to MSNISRISESEWKVMEVVWAAPPVTAQQVTHALGEVESWKSQTVKTLLARLVKKGVLRSESEGNRFLYFPEIMRQDAVRAETSSFLDRISRGSLVPMLAQLVKGQRPLSVEEIDALRKLLPENQNGKGQKL from the coding sequence ATGTCAAACATATCGCGGATTTCTGAATCGGAGTGGAAGGTCATGGAAGTCGTTTGGGCGGCTCCTCCGGTGACGGCGCAACAAGTGACGCATGCCCTTGGCGAGGTGGAGTCTTGGAAATCTCAAACGGTAAAAACACTGTTGGCTCGCTTAGTCAAAAAAGGAGTGCTGCGTTCGGAATCGGAAGGAAACCGCTTTCTCTATTTCCCGGAGATTATGCGGCAGGACGCTGTACGGGCCGAAACGAGTTCATTTCTCGACCGAATAAGCCGCGGTTCTCTGGTGCCGATGTTGGCTCAGTTGGTGAAGGGGCAGCGCCCCTTGAGCGTGGAGGAAATCGATGCGCTGCGCAAACTGCTTCCTGAAAACCAAAACGGGAAAGGACAGAAGCTGTGA
- a CDS encoding M56 family metallopeptidase, with the protein METLLLVSRDAAIVAVLTGGLLWLAGRRIPAGWRHGLWLLVAVRLLMPALPTSPVSWQRVLTVAKTQQAGSPVVPTFPVDASPVIDSLPLVLAASASNDPPLRNEIRSSPVAQAWRPLTIWEMAFGIWICGVVAVLAIGSLLTMRFGRRVKRLAVPFHLGKNGLEALLEALGRECGWRKLPRLVVTEAVGAPALFGLFRPQILVPPATLERLSETELRLVLLHELGHWRRRDLWVNLALALLQAVHWFNPLVWWAFHRTRIESERATDAWVLRRAGAKHVGDYGEMLLRLLDQNTKPRSGYAGIVSVVESPQDLRRRMMGIGRFTGKRNRWAGYGSAMILLGLAAVGLTQPPKPGKEREITINPAADTFTCHVISSEGAPAADAEVYSAVMETVEGELIERMALAGKTDGAGELKIPIRPEWRVTEYLTIHLVVKHALSGYGAVSRQIPPANSSLEIRLTQGLPLRFRLLDEKRTPISNLRLRVVRAQIPVYSGDDLEGPKFWGRLPLLPAGFWNAVTDGNGRCSIEGLPAGLYFVDHDNPKYEQIPGHNHQAFQYRPEEKKGEIELQLNPAVTVWGTVLLPDGTPVSGAKVNILENSGYVHGGVTAETLTDAKGRYELQRLIPADYALQVRLNDKLKADWTADPTELNLKTGEFRKEVNPNILEGGLITGKITLSDTGAAVGDMLVCVVSPKDSLPLASWTGRTDRSGGFQIRVPAGMRKVYLAGLVPDGYSSANKDTNQLSQSVEVENGGTYTADFALPRESRISGLVVNESGQPVAGANVTCVSPTVSAFGPPKVVTDAAGKFSIDLPAGIETAGLLAESDGLSSPGGATYPVGSDVKLVLMAGGFASASGRVVDVEGKPIAGAMVHWNGTEAAGVPVKAITDKDGRFQTKKVIPGKQIIFYGSKNGYGSNSSFAGFKAGQAVELEPILLYPADATMTGKVVDASGNPVSGAKVQASGEFQTRDATAISDSDGKFVLRGLVKGWLFVQATKRSQGEFMFHAEVRVRTGGGDVVVKPSDRPAPWERETLIDFVGKPAPPLKAQSWFHSAALPESRPGKVRLISIVGLDRPLKFSSNILPQLQRFREEIQDQELEIIVVHGAWPREEVAEFLASDFPDFKLPVAIESEKEAMSKAFGAQYWLTVVINQEGQVVFQNRGEWNQAKKKVRELLGKAK; encoded by the coding sequence ATGGAAACTCTTTTGTTGGTGTCGCGGGATGCCGCAATCGTGGCGGTGTTGACGGGCGGGCTGTTATGGCTGGCGGGGCGGCGCATTCCGGCAGGATGGAGGCATGGCCTGTGGCTGTTGGTGGCAGTGCGATTGCTGATGCCGGCTTTGCCGACGAGTCCGGTTTCGTGGCAACGCGTGTTGACGGTGGCGAAGACGCAGCAAGCGGGATCGCCCGTTGTTCCGACATTTCCTGTGGATGCCTCCCCTGTCATTGACTCGCTTCCCCTCGTCCTTGCGGCTTCGGCATCGAATGACCCGCCGCTGCGAAACGAGATCCGGTCAAGCCCTGTTGCGCAAGCATGGCGACCATTGACGATCTGGGAAATGGCCTTCGGCATTTGGATATGCGGAGTCGTCGCCGTTCTTGCCATCGGCTCGCTTCTCACCATGCGTTTCGGCAGACGGGTGAAAAGATTGGCGGTTCCATTCCACTTGGGAAAAAACGGGTTGGAAGCTCTGCTGGAAGCGCTGGGAAGGGAATGTGGCTGGCGGAAGCTGCCACGGTTGGTGGTGACGGAGGCGGTCGGGGCTCCGGCGTTGTTCGGGCTTTTTCGTCCGCAGATACTCGTGCCTCCAGCGACGCTGGAACGGCTGTCCGAGACAGAGCTCCGGCTGGTGCTTCTTCACGAGTTGGGGCATTGGCGGCGTCGGGATCTCTGGGTGAATCTGGCGCTGGCACTGTTACAAGCGGTTCATTGGTTCAACCCGTTGGTGTGGTGGGCATTTCATCGGACACGGATAGAGAGCGAGAGGGCGACGGATGCCTGGGTATTGCGCAGGGCAGGAGCGAAGCACGTGGGGGACTACGGGGAGATGTTGTTGCGGTTGCTGGATCAGAACACGAAGCCGCGCTCGGGGTATGCAGGGATTGTGAGTGTGGTGGAAAGCCCTCAAGACCTGCGGCGGAGGATGATGGGAATTGGAAGATTCACGGGAAAACGCAACCGGTGGGCAGGATATGGCTCCGCGATGATCTTGTTGGGGTTGGCAGCGGTCGGGCTAACCCAACCGCCCAAGCCCGGGAAAGAGCGGGAAATTACGATAAATCCGGCAGCCGATACCTTTACCTGTCACGTCATCTCTTCCGAAGGAGCACCTGCGGCTGATGCGGAGGTATATTCAGCGGTGATGGAAACTGTAGAAGGAGAGCTGATAGAGCGGATGGCCCTGGCGGGGAAAACCGACGGAGCCGGAGAGCTGAAAATCCCAATCCGGCCGGAGTGGCGTGTGACGGAATATCTAACGATTCATCTGGTCGTCAAACACGCCCTGTCGGGATATGGAGCGGTTTCAAGACAGATTCCTCCTGCCAATTCATCGCTGGAGATCAGATTGACCCAGGGATTGCCATTGCGCTTTCGCCTCTTGGACGAGAAGCGGACGCCTATTTCCAATCTGCGGCTTCGTGTGGTCAGGGCTCAGATCCCGGTTTACAGCGGGGATGATTTGGAAGGACCGAAATTCTGGGGGCGGCTTCCTCTCCTTCCCGCTGGCTTTTGGAATGCGGTTACCGACGGGAATGGGCGATGTTCCATTGAAGGCCTGCCTGCGGGGCTATATTTCGTGGATCACGATAACCCGAAGTATGAGCAGATCCCCGGCCACAACCATCAAGCGTTCCAATATCGGCCTGAGGAGAAGAAAGGTGAGATTGAATTACAGCTGAATCCCGCTGTGACGGTTTGGGGAACCGTCCTGCTTCCGGATGGCACTCCAGTGAGCGGAGCGAAGGTTAACATCCTTGAAAATTCCGGTTATGTTCACGGTGGTGTCACAGCCGAAACATTGACTGACGCAAAGGGGCGATATGAATTGCAACGATTGATCCCTGCTGACTATGCGCTTCAAGTTCGTCTGAATGATAAGTTGAAAGCCGATTGGACGGCCGATCCAACAGAATTGAATCTGAAAACCGGAGAGTTCCGAAAGGAAGTGAATCCCAATATTTTGGAAGGTGGTTTGATCACTGGGAAAATAACACTTTCGGACACAGGTGCGGCGGTGGGTGATATGCTGGTTTGCGTGGTTTCTCCTAAAGATTCACTCCCTCTTGCGAGCTGGACCGGGAGAACAGACCGAAGCGGAGGATTTCAAATTCGGGTGCCAGCAGGGATGCGGAAAGTCTATCTTGCTGGTCTTGTGCCGGATGGATATTCCAGCGCCAACAAAGATACCAATCAACTTTCACAGAGCGTGGAAGTGGAAAACGGCGGAACTTACACCGCTGACTTCGCGCTCCCACGTGAAAGCAGGATCAGTGGGCTGGTGGTAAATGAATCGGGGCAGCCGGTCGCAGGGGCGAATGTGACTTGCGTTTCGCCGACCGTCAGCGCATTCGGCCCTCCCAAAGTGGTCACTGATGCGGCGGGCAAGTTCTCAATAGACTTGCCTGCTGGAATTGAAACAGCAGGACTTTTGGCGGAATCAGATGGTCTTAGTTCACCTGGCGGGGCGACCTATCCGGTCGGGAGCGATGTGAAACTGGTGCTGATGGCTGGCGGATTCGCCAGTGCATCCGGCCGTGTGGTGGATGTGGAGGGTAAACCCATTGCCGGGGCTATGGTGCATTGGAACGGAACGGAGGCCGCAGGAGTACCAGTCAAGGCTATCACGGATAAAGACGGTCGTTTTCAAACGAAGAAGGTCATACCCGGCAAGCAGATCATTTTCTATGGATCGAAAAATGGCTACGGGAGTAATTCGTCGTTTGCGGGATTCAAAGCAGGGCAGGCGGTGGAGCTTGAGCCGATCCTGCTGTATCCTGCTGATGCGACAATGACGGGCAAAGTCGTGGACGCTTCAGGAAATCCGGTGTCGGGAGCGAAGGTGCAGGCGTCGGGTGAATTTCAAACAAGAGATGCAACTGCAATCTCGGATTCTGATGGGAAGTTCGTCTTGAGGGGCTTGGTGAAAGGATGGCTGTTCGTGCAGGCCACCAAGCGGTCGCAAGGAGAATTCATGTTCCATGCCGAAGTGCGGGTGAGAACGGGTGGCGGGGACGTCGTGGTCAAACCGTCGGACAGGCCTGCGCCCTGGGAACGGGAAACCCTCATCGACTTCGTGGGAAAACCCGCGCCACCTCTCAAAGCGCAGAGTTGGTTCCACTCCGCGGCTCTCCCGGAAAGTCGGCCGGGGAAGGTAAGGCTCATTTCAATTGTCGGACTGGATCGTCCTCTGAAATTCTCCTCCAACATCCTCCCACAGTTGCAAAGATTTCGGGAAGAGATTCAGGATCAAGAGCTGGAGATCATCGTTGTCCACGGAGCATGGCCCCGGGAGGAAGTCGCGGAATTCCTGGCGAGTGATTTCCCGGATTTCAAACTTCCAGTGGCCATCGAGTCGGAAAAAGAAGCCATGAGCAAGGCGTTTGGTGCGCAATACTGGCTCACGGTAGTGATTAATCAGGAAGGCCAGGTGGTCTTCCAAAATCGTGGAGAATGGAACCAGGCCAAGAAGAAGGTCAGGGAGCTTCTCGGTAAGGCAAAGTGA
- a CDS encoding 3-keto-disaccharide hydrolase, with protein MKPAFFLLPLLATTLAAQHASYTDPASTDADFPIQGEYALEAKGSQKGLGIRVIALGDGKFEAVCYKRGLPGAGWEGKWASVTHGEGSRESASGPVKFDGADVKGEVDGKKFTLKGPAGKPVELARVDRQSPTLGMKPPKGAVVLFGEGANLFDKSKAGADGLLTQGARTTETFGDFSIHIEFRLPYMPSARGQERGNSGLYLQGRYEIQMLDSFGLEGKDNECAGIYQTAQPSENMCYPPLAWQTYDIDFTAARFNKDEKKKKATVTVRHNGVVVHKDLELPGPTGGAVLPDNDQPGPILLQDHGNPVRYRNIWVVKK; from the coding sequence ATGAAACCCGCCTTCTTCCTGCTCCCGTTGCTCGCCACCACCCTCGCGGCCCAACACGCCTCCTACACGGACCCGGCATCCACCGACGCCGATTTCCCGATCCAGGGCGAATACGCGCTCGAGGCGAAAGGCAGTCAGAAAGGACTCGGCATCCGCGTCATCGCCCTCGGCGACGGCAAGTTCGAAGCCGTGTGCTACAAGCGCGGGCTTCCCGGCGCGGGCTGGGAAGGGAAATGGGCGTCGGTCACCCACGGCGAGGGCAGCCGCGAATCCGCATCCGGCCCGGTGAAATTCGATGGCGCGGACGTGAAGGGCGAGGTGGATGGGAAAAAATTCACCCTCAAGGGCCCCGCCGGCAAACCCGTCGAACTCGCCCGCGTCGACCGCCAGTCCCCCACCCTCGGCATGAAGCCCCCCAAGGGCGCCGTCGTCCTCTTCGGCGAGGGAGCCAACCTCTTCGACAAATCCAAGGCCGGCGCGGACGGACTCCTCACCCAGGGCGCCCGCACCACCGAGACCTTCGGCGACTTCAGCATCCACATCGAATTCCGCCTCCCCTACATGCCCTCCGCCCGCGGCCAGGAACGCGGCAACAGCGGTCTCTACCTGCAAGGGCGCTACGAAATCCAGATGCTCGACAGCTTCGGCCTCGAAGGGAAGGACAACGAATGCGCCGGCATCTACCAGACCGCCCAGCCGTCCGAGAACATGTGCTATCCGCCCCTCGCCTGGCAGACCTACGACATCGACTTCACCGCCGCCAGGTTCAACAAGGACGAGAAGAAGAAGAAAGCCACCGTCACCGTCCGCCACAACGGCGTCGTCGTCCACAAGGACCTCGAACTCCCCGGCCCCACCGGCGGAGCCGTCCTCCCCGACAACGACCAACCGGGGCCCATCCTTTTGCAGGACCATGGAAATCCGGTGAGATACCGGAACATCTGGGTTGTGAAGAAGTAA